The following are encoded together in the Cololabis saira isolate AMF1-May2022 chromosome 5, fColSai1.1, whole genome shotgun sequence genome:
- the LOC133443916 gene encoding carbohydrate sulfotransferase 5-like isoform X2 yields MNLCTMNLNRLIFLLILQGLVVVLFHGWYVHHKPPDTPPSSGKVHVLVLSSWRSGSSFIGQVFSQHPSVFYLMEPAWHVWFTSKEPTVRLLRMAVRDVIRSIFQCDFSVMDSYLPEQHNVSSLFMWSHSRALCSPPACPLTSRNQMSSEPQCFQKCDARGLQKVEEACGTYSHVVLKEVRFFELESLYPLLKDPNMDLRIIHLVRDPRAVLRSREELGSAWQTPWWWSSSHIP; encoded by the exons ATGAATCTCTGCACAATGAATCTCAACAGATTAATTTTTCTGCTGATCCTTCAGGGGTTGGTGGTGGTGCTCTTCCATGGATGGTATGTTCATCACAAACCACCCGACACTCCTCCTTCCAGCGGTAAAGTTCATGTTCTGGTGCTGTCATCATGGCGATCGGGCTCATCCTTCATAGGTCAGGTATTCAGTCAGCACCCGTCTGTCTTCTATCTCATGGAGCCTGCTTGGCATGTGTGGTTCACATCAAAGGAACCTACTGTGCGACTGCTTCGGATGGCTGTGAGGGATGTAATACGGAGTATATTCCAGTGTGACTTCTCAGTAATGGATTCCTACCTGCCAGAACAACACAATGTGTCCTCTTTGTTCATGTGGAGTCACAGTCGAGCACTGTGTTCCCCGCCTGCCTGTCCCCTCACATCACGCAACCAGATGAGCAGTGAACCCCAGTGCTTCCAGAAATGTGATGCTCGAGGCCTGCAGAAGGTGGAAGAGGCCTGTGGCACGTACAGTCACGTGGTGTTAAAAGAAGTGCGATTTTTTGAGCTGGAATCCCTTTACCCTCTTTTGAAGGACCCAAACATGGATCTCCGCATCATCCATCTGGTCCGAGACCCCCGGGCCGTGCTGAGGTCCAGAGAG GAGCTGGGTAGTGCGTGGCAGACTCCCTGGTGGTGGTCCTCATCTCACATCCCTTAA
- the LOC133443916 gene encoding carbohydrate sulfotransferase 5-like isoform X1 → MNLCTMNLNRLIFLLILQGLVVVLFHGWYVHHKPPDTPPSSGKVHVLVLSSWRSGSSFIGQVFSQHPSVFYLMEPAWHVWFTSKEPTVRLLRMAVRDVIRSIFQCDFSVMDSYLPEQHNVSSLFMWSHSRALCSPPACPLTSRNQMSSEPQCFQKCDARGLQKVEEACGTYSHVVLKEVRFFELESLYPLLKDPNMDLRIIHLVRDPRAVLRSREVTAPSFYKDSSIVLGQRKVPAAGVQYQVMQEICRSHVRINERAVLKPPPFLKGRYKLVRYEDVARNPLKEVHDIYEFVGLGMTPQLEDWIYTVTHGNGKGSRKEAFQITSRNATNVSQAWRTMLPYSKVKRVQEVCKGAMSLLGYKTVNGEKQQKRLDIDLLVPQEPYQFSWVSTKKEHKSKR, encoded by the coding sequence ATGAATCTCTGCACAATGAATCTCAACAGATTAATTTTTCTGCTGATCCTTCAGGGGTTGGTGGTGGTGCTCTTCCATGGATGGTATGTTCATCACAAACCACCCGACACTCCTCCTTCCAGCGGTAAAGTTCATGTTCTGGTGCTGTCATCATGGCGATCGGGCTCATCCTTCATAGGTCAGGTATTCAGTCAGCACCCGTCTGTCTTCTATCTCATGGAGCCTGCTTGGCATGTGTGGTTCACATCAAAGGAACCTACTGTGCGACTGCTTCGGATGGCTGTGAGGGATGTAATACGGAGTATATTCCAGTGTGACTTCTCAGTAATGGATTCCTACCTGCCAGAACAACACAATGTGTCCTCTTTGTTCATGTGGAGTCACAGTCGAGCACTGTGTTCCCCGCCTGCCTGTCCCCTCACATCACGCAACCAGATGAGCAGTGAACCCCAGTGCTTCCAGAAATGTGATGCTCGAGGCCTGCAGAAGGTGGAAGAGGCCTGTGGCACGTACAGTCACGTGGTGTTAAAAGAAGTGCGATTTTTTGAGCTGGAATCCCTTTACCCTCTTTTGAAGGACCCAAACATGGATCTCCGCATCATCCATCTGGTCCGAGACCCCCGGGCCGTGCTGAGGTCCAGAGAGGTGACAGCCCCATCATTTTATAAAGATAGCAGTATTGTTTTGGGGCAGAGAAAGGTGCCAGCTGCTGGGGTGCAGTATCAGGTCATGCAGGAGATCTGCCGCAGCCATGTACGCATTAATGAGAGGGCTGTACTGAAGCCCCCTCCATTTCTGAAAGGACGCTACAAACTAGTTCGCTATGAGGATGTGGCACGCAACCCACTTAAGGAGGTTCATGACATTTATGAGTTTGTAGGTTTAGGGATGACCCCACAACTGGAGGACTGGATCTACACAGTCACACATGGAAATGGTAAAGGTTCTAGAAAAGAGGCTTTTCAAATTACCTCTCGAAATGCTACAAACGTCTCCCAGGCTTGGCGCACCATGCTGCCTTACAGCAAGGTCAAACGTGTTCAGGAAGTGTGTAAAGGAGCCATGTCACTGCTGGGCTACAAGACAGTTAATGGCGAAAAACAGCAGAAGAGACTTGACATTGATCTGCTGGTTCCTCAAGAACCATATCAGTTCAGCTGGGTATCAACAAAAAAAGAGCATAAAagtaaaagataa